The proteins below are encoded in one region of Lactuca sativa cultivar Salinas chromosome 3, Lsat_Salinas_v11, whole genome shotgun sequence:
- the LOC128132878 gene encoding uncharacterized protein LOC128132878: MKKEWKLYDRLMRLETGLGGMRSLVDASPKWWEEKIKENKDYAKFRNTDLSTLDEKYATLFRDSVAIGDQTMIPLQFQNNSNPNEENMEGKGDSDEINFDDDKPLFPSLHESSSSKRKRMDSDDSSSSNDNEEREMEEDGEFEMLCGLALKGIILAHNLRTQLCIDLATNYGLQQTQNVYIEEYVGIFLMTLAHRCSNRFVQEFFNHLGETIHKHFHIVLEAVLKLSADIIKPNANYNDDVPEYILYKPRYYPMFKDCIGAIYGTHVKASVPQKDEVMYIGRKGYATQNIMVVCDFNMCFTFVWAGWEGTTHDTKIFSEALQRPDLNFLYPTGDKYYIVNAGYPNMRWYLAPYKGTNIRYHLPDF; encoded by the exons ATGAAAAAAGAGTGGAAGCTTTATGACCGCTTAATGAGGCTTGAAACCGGACTCGGTGGGATGAGAAGCCTAGTAGATGCGTCGCCTAAGTGGTGGGAGGAGAAAATAAAG GAGAATAAAGATTATGCCAAATTTAGGAACACAGATTTGAGCACATTAGATGAGAAATATGCTACTTTGTTTCGGGATTCTGTTGCCATTGGAGATCAGACTATGATTCCATTACAATTTCAAAACAATAGCAATCCAAACGAAGAAAATATGGAAGGCAAAGGAGATAGTGATGAAATCAATTTTGATGATGATAAGCCTCTTTTTCCTAGTCTCCATGAAAGTAGTTCAAGTAAAAGGAAGAG GATGGATAGTGATGATTCTAGTTCATCCAATGATAATGAAGAACGTGAAATGGAAGAGGATGGAGAATTTGAAATGTTATGTGGATTAGCTTTGAAAGGGATAATACTCGCTCATAACTTACGTAC ACAGTTATGCATAGATCTTGCTACAAATTACGGGCTACAACAAACACAAAATGTATATATTGAGGAGTACGTAGGAATATTCTTGATGACTTTGGCTCATAGGTGTAGCAATAGATTTGTGCAAGAATTTTTTAATCATTTGGGGGAAACGATTCACAAGCATTTCCATATAGTTTTAGAAGCCGTGCTAAAACTGAGTGCCGACATCATCAAGCCAAACGCAAACTATAATGATGATGTTCCcgaatatatattatataagccTCGGTATTATCCAATGTTCAAG GATTGCATTGGTGCTATATATGGGACACACGTCAAGGCATCGGTTCCACAAAAAGATGAAGTGATGTACATTGGTCGAAAAGGATATGCAACACAAAATATAATGGTTGTTTGTGATTTTAACATGTGCTTTACATTTGTTTGGGCCGGTTGGGAGGGAACTACACATGATACAAAAATTTTTAGTGAAGCCTTACAGAGACCAGATCTTAATTTTCTCTATCCAACGGGTG ATAAATATTACATTGTTAATGCTGGATATCCAAATATGAGATGGTATCTTGCTCCATACAAAGGCACAAATATTCGTTATCATCTACCAGATTTTTGA